In Chthoniobacterales bacterium, one DNA window encodes the following:
- the ligD gene encoding non-homologous end-joining DNA ligase, producing MPTKATLDIHGRKVDVTNLDKIFYPKTGFTKGNIIDYYVRISPVLLPHLKNRAISLKRYPNGVEGFFFYEKNAPKGRPPWIKTTKVPKDSGGEINYCVMNDLAALVWAANLADLELHTFLHKAPALQRPTSIAFDLDPGPPADILTCSQVGLWLKSIFDALGMASFPKTSGSKGLQVYVPLNTPVTYDKTKAFALRIAETLEQKFPDRVVSKMLKSLRTGKVLVDWSQNDDKKTTVNVYSLRAKDHPTVSTPVTWDEVTLALRKKNPNLLTFESEQVLQRVAEQGDLFAEVLTLKQKLPPLTAIAEAAKTI from the coding sequence ATGCCGACCAAAGCCACACTCGACATCCACGGACGCAAGGTGGACGTGACGAATCTCGACAAAATTTTCTATCCGAAGACGGGGTTCACCAAGGGCAATATCATCGACTATTACGTGCGGATTTCCCCGGTGCTGCTGCCGCATTTGAAGAACCGGGCGATCAGCTTGAAGCGTTATCCCAACGGTGTGGAGGGATTCTTTTTCTACGAGAAAAACGCCCCGAAAGGACGCCCGCCGTGGATCAAAACCACCAAGGTCCCGAAAGACAGCGGCGGCGAGATCAACTATTGCGTGATGAACGATCTGGCCGCGCTCGTCTGGGCGGCAAACCTGGCGGACCTGGAGTTGCATACCTTTCTGCACAAGGCACCCGCGCTGCAGCGGCCGACTTCCATCGCCTTCGATCTCGACCCCGGCCCGCCAGCGGACATTCTCACATGCAGCCAGGTCGGTCTCTGGCTGAAATCCATTTTCGACGCGCTCGGCATGGCCAGTTTTCCGAAGACCTCGGGATCGAAGGGATTGCAAGTTTACGTGCCGCTGAACACGCCTGTGACCTACGACAAAACGAAGGCCTTCGCGCTGCGGATCGCAGAAACGCTGGAGCAAAAATTCCCCGACCGCGTCGTTTCCAAGATGCTAAAAAGCCTGCGCACCGGCAAAGTGCTCGTCGATTGGAGCCAGAACGACGACAAGAAAACGACGGTGAATGTTTACTCGTTGCGGGCGAAAGATCACCCGACCGTATCGACGCCCGTGACTTGGGATGAAGTCACGCTGGCGCTGCGAAAGAAGAACCCGAATTTACTCACCTTCGAGTCCGAGCAAGTCCTGCAACGCGTCGCCGAGCAGGGCGATTTATTCGCCGAAGTCCTCACCCTCAAACAAAAACTCCCGCCCCTCACCGCCATCGCCGAGGCTGCGAAAACAATCTGA